One window of Trichomycterus rosablanca isolate fTriRos1 chromosome 2, fTriRos1.hap1, whole genome shotgun sequence genomic DNA carries:
- the jmjd8 gene encoding jmjC domain-containing protein 8 isoform X2 gives MHVLWGLTSSLTDEGNCNIDIRDANTISHTEFLQDYAYSKPVILRGITDNTKFQFLCSKQSLLREYRDRMVRLSTANTHSYRKVDVRFEEFVTALLTPQSEDTLGSDTLYFFGDNNFTEWRALFEEYEAPSYGLPHTRPAYSFGIAGPGTGVPFHWHGPGYSEVIYGRKRWFLYPPDQAPEFHPNHTTLMWIKHSYPNLEEHNTPLECTIRPGEVLYFPDRWWHATLNLDTSIFISTFLG, from the exons ATGCACGTTCTGTG gggACTGACCTCTAGTCTTACTGATGAAGGAAACTGCAACATCGACATCAGAGACGCCAACACCATCTCACACACGGAGTTCCTGCAAGA ttatGCCTACAGTAAACCTGTGATATTAAGAGGTATTACAGATAACACA AAATTCCAGTTCTTATGTTCGAAGCAGAGCCTGCTGAGAGAGTACCGGGACCGAATGGTCCGTCTGAGCACGGCCAACACACACTCCTACAGGAaag TGGACGTGCGGTTTGAGGAGTTCGTCACGGCCCTGTTGACCCCTCAATCTGAAGACACCTTGGGAAGTG acACGCTGTACTTCTTCGGCGATAATAACTTCACCGAATGGCGTGCTCTGTTCGAGGAGTACGAAGCCCCGTCCTACGGTCTTCCACACACCAGGCCGGCGTACAGCTTCGGCATCGCAG GTCCTGGTACTGGTGTTCCGTTCCACTGGCACGGTCCTGGCTACTCTGAGGTCATCTATGGTAGAAAG cgcTGGTTCCTGTACCCTCCTGATCAAGCTCCCGAGTTCCACCCCAATCATACCACGCTGATGTGGATCAAACATTCCTACCCCAACCTGGAGGAACACAACACACCACTGGAGTGTACCATTCGACCAggagag gtgcTGTATTTTCCAGATCGATGGTGGCACGCTACACTGAACTTGGACACCAGCATCTTCATCTCCACCTTCCTGGGCTGA
- the jmjd8 gene encoding jmjC domain-containing protein 8 isoform X1 translates to MERTVSCKCFILLILLFLDSLLCTQRDNGGWGLTSSLTDEGNCNIDIRDANTISHTEFLQDYAYSKPVILRGITDNTKFQFLCSKQSLLREYRDRMVRLSTANTHSYRKVDVRFEEFVTALLTPQSEDTLGSDTLYFFGDNNFTEWRALFEEYEAPSYGLPHTRPAYSFGIAGPGTGVPFHWHGPGYSEVIYGRKRWFLYPPDQAPEFHPNHTTLMWIKHSYPNLEEHNTPLECTIRPGEVLYFPDRWWHATLNLDTSIFISTFLG, encoded by the exons ATGGAGAGAACTGTGAGCTGTAAGTGCTTCATACTTCTGATCCTGCTGTTCCTGGATTCATTACTGTGTACTCAACGCGACAACGGAGGCTG gggACTGACCTCTAGTCTTACTGATGAAGGAAACTGCAACATCGACATCAGAGACGCCAACACCATCTCACACACGGAGTTCCTGCAAGA ttatGCCTACAGTAAACCTGTGATATTAAGAGGTATTACAGATAACACA AAATTCCAGTTCTTATGTTCGAAGCAGAGCCTGCTGAGAGAGTACCGGGACCGAATGGTCCGTCTGAGCACGGCCAACACACACTCCTACAGGAaag TGGACGTGCGGTTTGAGGAGTTCGTCACGGCCCTGTTGACCCCTCAATCTGAAGACACCTTGGGAAGTG acACGCTGTACTTCTTCGGCGATAATAACTTCACCGAATGGCGTGCTCTGTTCGAGGAGTACGAAGCCCCGTCCTACGGTCTTCCACACACCAGGCCGGCGTACAGCTTCGGCATCGCAG GTCCTGGTACTGGTGTTCCGTTCCACTGGCACGGTCCTGGCTACTCTGAGGTCATCTATGGTAGAAAG cgcTGGTTCCTGTACCCTCCTGATCAAGCTCCCGAGTTCCACCCCAATCATACCACGCTGATGTGGATCAAACATTCCTACCCCAACCTGGAGGAACACAACACACCACTGGAGTGTACCATTCGACCAggagag gtgcTGTATTTTCCAGATCGATGGTGGCACGCTACACTGAACTTGGACACCAGCATCTTCATCTCCACCTTCCTGGGCTGA